One Desulfobulbaceae bacterium DNA window includes the following coding sequences:
- a CDS encoding response regulator, producing the protein MTTILVIDDDSDYREMLREMLESAGYKVLEAEDGVIGLRHYRENLPNLIITDLVMPNKEGIGLIMEMRSEFPKAKIIAISGGGRADPYTYLQAAKELGAMCTLRKPFERKKLLATVENCLAG; encoded by the coding sequence ATGACCACAATTCTTGTTATTGACGACGACAGTGACTACAGAGAAATGCTCCGGGAAATGCTGGAGTCAGCTGGGTATAAGGTCTTAGAAGCAGAGGACGGGGTTATTGGTTTGCGGCATTACCGTGAGAACCTACCCAACTTGATAATTACTGATTTGGTCATGCCGAACAAAGAAGGCATTGGGCTTATTATGGAGATGAGAAGTGAATTTCCGAAAGCCAAGATAATTGCCATTTCCGGTGGTGGAAGAGCGGATCCTTACACTTATTTACAAGCAGCCAAAGAGCTTGGGGCTATGTGCACTCTGCGGAAACCGTTTGAGCGAAAAAAGCTTTTAGCAACAGTTGAAAATTGCCTTGCGGGTTAA